From one Bacteroides eggerthii genomic stretch:
- a CDS encoding acyltransferase family protein, which produces MNTQNSYLASKPHYEILDGLRGVAAVMVVIFHLFEAHAGGNHLEQIINHGYLAVDFFFMLSGFVIGYAYDDRWNRMSTVTFFKRRIIRLHPMVIVGSIVGAVFFFFQESPCFPPIQNTTVGTMLLVMLLGCTLLPLPLKWDIRGWAEMHPLNAPAWSLYFEYIGNILYALFVRRFSKTALTVLVLIAGCFTVHYCLTAPTGDIVGGWSLNWRQQYVGIVRLMYPFFGGLLLFRLGWLVHIKKRAFWWCSLMIVVILSFPRLGGENHFWMNGLYEACCILFVFPVIVSMGAGGKITGKRSTKMCKFLGDISYPVYITHYPLIYTYTAWVCNNNATLAEGIPYMILTFAGSFILAYACLKLYDEPIRSWLTNRFLKGKRKEAKC; this is translated from the coding sequence ATGAACACGCAAAACTCTTATCTTGCCTCGAAACCGCATTATGAAATACTCGATGGGCTTCGTGGTGTAGCAGCAGTCATGGTTGTAATTTTTCATCTTTTTGAAGCACATGCGGGCGGCAATCACTTGGAACAGATTATCAACCATGGTTATTTGGCGGTAGACTTTTTCTTTATGCTTTCCGGCTTTGTTATAGGTTATGCCTATGATGATCGTTGGAACCGGATGAGTACCGTCACTTTTTTCAAACGACGTATTATACGTTTGCATCCGATGGTTATAGTAGGGAGTATCGTAGGGGCGGTATTTTTCTTTTTTCAGGAGTCTCCTTGTTTCCCGCCCATCCAAAATACAACGGTAGGAACTATGTTATTGGTTATGCTGCTGGGATGTACTTTACTTCCGCTTCCTTTGAAATGGGACATTCGCGGTTGGGCGGAGATGCATCCGCTGAATGCTCCGGCTTGGTCGCTTTATTTTGAATACATAGGTAATATCCTTTATGCGCTATTCGTTCGGCGATTCAGCAAAACAGCTTTGACTGTTTTAGTCTTGATAGCCGGATGTTTTACGGTACATTATTGCCTCACAGCACCAACAGGAGATATCGTTGGCGGTTGGTCGTTGAATTGGAGACAGCAATATGTGGGAATTGTTCGATTGATGTATCCATTCTTCGGCGGACTGCTGTTGTTCCGATTGGGATGGTTGGTTCACATTAAAAAACGTGCCTTCTGGTGGTGTAGCCTGATGATTGTAGTGATCTTGTCTTTTCCTCGTTTGGGTGGAGAAAATCACTTCTGGATGAATGGGCTGTACGAGGCTTGCTGCATACTGTTTGTTTTTCCTGTGATTGTCTCTATGGGGGCTGGAGGGAAAATAACCGGTAAACGTTCCACTAAAATGTGCAAGTTCTTGGGAGATATTTCATATCCGGTATATATAACGCACTATCCATTGATATACACTTATACGGCATGGGTATGTAATAATAATGCAACTTTGGCGGAGGGTATACCTTATATGATATTAACCTTTGCCGGATCTTTCATTCTTGCTTATGCTTGCTTAAAACTTTATGATGAGCCTATACGCAGTTGGTTGACAAACCGTTTCCTGAAAGGAAAGAGGAAAGAAGCCAAATGTTGA
- a CDS encoding PIG-L deacetylase family protein: MKYLLVVAHPDDETLGSGASMWKWSHNGDIIDVCIMCTEAKARAFRPEDNELEDDTNASNKFLGVNKIYEGIFPNIEMNTVPHLKLVQFIESAIKESEPDVVITHHPADTNNDHLQTSMACQEAIRLFQRRPEVKRVKEFWYMEVPSCSEWAINSAMNLFRPNCYVEVEKEGIDAKIKALSMYRGVMRPYPHPRSAEYIYGLAAVRGSQWGVNYAEAFEVVLRTY, encoded by the coding sequence ATGAAATACTTACTTGTAGTTGCTCATCCTGACGATGAGACTCTTGGTTCTGGTGCTTCGATGTGGAAATGGTCGCATAATGGTGATATTATTGATGTGTGCATTATGTGTACAGAGGCAAAGGCACGTGCATTCCGTCCGGAGGACAATGAACTTGAGGATGATACGAATGCATCGAATAAGTTCCTTGGGGTGAACAAGATTTATGAGGGAATTTTTCCGAACATCGAAATGAACACTGTGCCTCACCTGAAACTGGTACAGTTCATTGAGTCTGCTATCAAGGAGAGCGAGCCGGATGTGGTAATCACGCATCATCCTGCTGATACAAACAACGATCACTTACAGACTTCAATGGCGTGTCAGGAGGCTATTCGCCTGTTCCAGCGCAGACCAGAGGTTAAACGTGTAAAGGAATTCTGGTATATGGAAGTTCCGTCATGTTCGGAATGGGCCATTAACAGTGCTATGAATTTGTTTCGTCCAAATTGTTATGTAGAAGTGGAAAAAGAGGGGATTGATGCTAAAATAAAAGCATTGTCTATGTATAGAGGTGTGATGCGTCCTTATCCGCATCCACGTTCTGCTGAATATATCTACGGGTTGGCAGCAGTCAGAGGTAGTCAATGGGGAGTGAATTATGCGGAAGCATTTGAAGTTGTACTACGAACTTATTAA
- a CDS encoding GNAT family N-acetyltransferase: MEYTIKLYTEEYFEQCAEIERYLWKEDFEGRKMRFDWTYHKNPNYNKSLSVIAVTPDNEVVGFRGIFLNKFIIGGKSEVVAQICDTVIVPSARKQGLFSKMNRFSIDALRKEGIKLILDTGPSWIPYYGNKKIGFADLMSLRHMYDFSWGRILKKRLLGSQENFHNINNIEFVKNSIKYKITDSLSDKEIQSICALDRLGSIHSFVDPDNLKWRMTRTNKFYRFVQAFDANDVLLSFLMLSSIDLKDFNLGLVLYSDRNYVKKSYRFFREYCKPIEVLVWKPEGDANESKLLRKLGFHTIPFLHCIRKTPPALIYSLQYDRVGEINWEINGINVLEANSWNLRKLDLDSF, encoded by the coding sequence ATGGAGTATACAATAAAGTTATATACAGAGGAGTATTTTGAGCAATGTGCCGAGATAGAACGCTATTTGTGGAAAGAAGACTTCGAAGGTAGAAAAATGCGCTTTGATTGGACTTATCACAAGAATCCAAACTATAATAAGTCCCTTAGTGTCATTGCGGTTACTCCAGACAATGAAGTCGTCGGATTCCGAGGTATCTTTCTAAACAAGTTCATAATAGGAGGAAAAAGTGAGGTGGTTGCACAAATCTGCGATACTGTCATTGTACCAAGTGCCAGAAAACAGGGGCTCTTTTCAAAGATGAATCGTTTTTCCATAGATGCGTTACGGAAAGAAGGTATAAAGTTAATTCTTGATACTGGTCCGTCTTGGATACCATATTATGGAAATAAGAAGATTGGTTTTGCTGACCTTATGTCTCTTCGCCACATGTACGATTTTTCATGGGGACGTATTCTGAAGAAAAGGCTTTTGGGTTCTCAGGAAAACTTTCACAATATAAATAATATTGAATTTGTAAAGAACAGCATTAAATACAAAATTACAGATTCGTTGTCGGACAAGGAAATTCAGTCCATTTGTGCCTTAGACAGGTTGGGCTCAATACACTCGTTTGTTGATCCAGATAATCTGAAATGGCGCATGACAAGAACTAACAAGTTTTACCGATTTGTGCAAGCGTTTGATGCTAATGATGTGCTATTATCTTTCTTGATGCTGTCAAGTATAGACTTGAAAGACTTCAATCTTGGGCTTGTTTTATATTCAGATAGAAATTATGTAAAAAAATCATACCGTTTCTTCAGAGAATATTGTAAACCGATAGAGGTCCTTGTTTGGAAACCAGAGGGGGATGCGAACGAATCAAAACTCCTAAGAAAGTTAGGTTTCCATACGATTCCGTTTTTACATTGTATAAGAAAAACTCCACCAGCTCTCATTTATTCACTACAATACGATAGAGTAGGTGAAATCAATTGGGAAATAAACGGAATCAATGTTCTCGAAGCAAATAGCTGGAATTTAAGGAAGTTGGATTTGGATAGTTTTTAA
- a CDS encoding glycosyltransferase, whose protein sequence is MVFITLGTQGNQFPRCLQMVEELIDTLHPAHEFIVQLGNTHYTSDTIKCLEYVAENEFKEYIAKADVVISHAGSGALFSAIQKGKKCIAVARLKKYNEMLNDHQTELVRKLSQEGYILDGTYSIVDAWEKLDDFTPRENDFTCGIPSEVEKLLNKWGVELKM, encoded by the coding sequence ATGGTATTTATAACATTAGGGACACAAGGCAATCAGTTTCCTCGCTGTTTGCAGATGGTGGAGGAACTCATAGATACATTACATCCTGCTCACGAATTTATAGTTCAATTGGGTAATACACATTATACCTCTGACACCATTAAATGTTTGGAATATGTGGCCGAGAATGAGTTTAAGGAGTACATAGCAAAAGCTGATGTGGTGATCAGTCATGCTGGTAGTGGCGCTTTATTTAGTGCCATACAGAAAGGGAAGAAGTGTATAGCAGTAGCTCGTTTAAAGAAATATAATGAGATGCTGAACGACCACCAAACAGAACTTGTTCGCAAACTTTCTCAGGAGGGGTACATACTGGATGGAACCTATTCTATTGTGGATGCTTGGGAAAAGTTAGACGATTTTACTCCTCGTGAAAATGATTTCACATGCGGGATACCTAGTGAAGTGGAGAAGTTGCTCAATAAATGGGGCGTAGAACTCAAGATGTAA
- a CDS encoding Hsp20/alpha crystallin family protein, whose protein sequence is MMPVRRTQNWLPSIFNDFFDNDWMVKANATAPAINVFETEKEYKVELAAPGMTKEDFNVHIDEENNLVISMEKKTESKEEGNKDEKREGRYLRREFSYSKFQQTMILPDDVDKEKISAQVENGVLNINLPKFTEQEKEKAKRFIDVK, encoded by the coding sequence ATGATGCCTGTAAGAAGAACTCAGAATTGGTTACCAAGTATCTTTAACGATTTCTTTGACAACGATTGGATGGTAAAAGCCAATGCAACTGCACCTGCCATCAATGTGTTTGAAACAGAAAAAGAATACAAAGTAGAGTTGGCAGCTCCCGGCATGACAAAGGAAGACTTCAACGTTCATATCGATGAAGAAAACAACCTGGTCATCAGCATGGAGAAGAAAACGGAAAGCAAGGAAGAAGGCAATAAAGATGAAAAGAGAGAAGGTCGCTATCTGCGTCGCGAGTTTTCATATTCCAAATTCCAACAGACAATGATCCTTCCGGATGATGTTGACAAAGAAAAGATTTCCGCCCAAGTAGAAAATGGCGTATTGAATATCAATTTGCCGAAATTCACTGAACAGGAAAAAGAAAAAGCTAAAAGATTCATTGACGTGAAATAA
- a CDS encoding ATP-grasp domain-containing protein: MNNQYNGHLCIVFALEHYNPLNMIRALGENGINPVYISVKRRYEVATKSKYISELHRVDSVEDGFRLLMKLYGHLAEETGKKPYIVFSDDKSVGYFDLHYDEWKDNFITYNADRTGRINEFMDKYEIQLLAKRHGFNVLDSYVISKKDELPENLWYPIITKDISPNSGSWKSDVYICQNEQELREAIVKIESPLIMIQHFVDKQNEMALEGYCINKGKEMQIVTEMKWKYLIQGYYSPYHDVKMFEDKEMEKKLQAMFEEIGFEGIFEVEFLIDKEGIYYFMEINFRASAWNPTGKFVGMPLPYLWIKGMENGCIDPADRKEFEPFTSMSEVIDYAKRVEGGMCSFAEWLRDFKDAKCVYLYDKEDRGPWDEVIKNWENFK, from the coding sequence ATGAATAATCAATACAACGGTCACCTGTGCATAGTGTTTGCACTGGAACACTATAATCCGCTGAACATGATTCGTGCCTTGGGCGAGAATGGTATCAATCCTGTTTACATCTCAGTGAAGCGTAGATACGAGGTGGCTACGAAGAGCAAGTATATTTCGGAGTTACATCGTGTGGACTCGGTAGAGGATGGTTTCCGTTTGCTGATGAAGCTGTATGGTCATCTGGCGGAGGAGACCGGTAAGAAACCTTACATTGTATTCTCGGACGATAAATCGGTGGGGTACTTTGACTTGCACTATGATGAGTGGAAGGATAATTTTATCACTTACAATGCGGATCGTACAGGTAGAATCAACGAGTTTATGGACAAGTATGAGATTCAGTTGTTGGCAAAGAGGCATGGCTTCAATGTGCTGGATTCGTATGTGATCAGTAAGAAAGATGAACTGCCAGAGAATCTTTGGTACCCGATTATCACCAAGGACATTTCGCCAAACTCGGGTAGTTGGAAGTCTGATGTATATATATGTCAGAATGAGCAGGAACTTCGTGAGGCTATCGTTAAGATTGAGAGCCCGCTGATTATGATCCAGCACTTTGTGGACAAACAGAATGAAATGGCGCTCGAAGGTTACTGTATCAACAAAGGTAAGGAGATGCAAATTGTGACTGAGATGAAGTGGAAATACTTGATTCAGGGTTACTACAGTCCTTATCATGATGTGAAGATGTTTGAGGATAAGGAGATGGAGAAGAAACTTCAGGCAATGTTCGAGGAAATCGGTTTTGAAGGTATATTTGAGGTGGAATTCCTGATTGATAAGGAGGGTATATATTACTTTATGGAAATTAACTTTCGTGCTTCGGCTTGGAATCCGACGGGAAAGTTTGTCGGTATGCCTTTGCCTTACCTTTGGATCAAGGGTATGGAGAATGGCTGTATTGATCCAGCTGACCGCAAGGAGTTTGAGCCTTTTACTAGTATGAGTGAAGTGATTGACTATGCTAAGCGTGTAGAGGGCGGTATGTGTTCGTTTGCCGAGTGGCTTCGCGATTTCAAAGACGCCAAGTGTGTATATCTCTACGACAAGGAGGATCGTGGCCCTTGGGATGAGGTGATTAAGAACTGGGAAAACTTTAAGTAA
- a CDS encoding NAD-dependent epimerase/dehydratase family protein translates to MKKVMLIGIGGYIGGKFTEYINKNYPGWQIDAVDSMNRKWVEADFHGYDAVYNVSGLAHANARQGSEEQYYAVNGQLPIDVATKTKNEGVPMFVQMSSQIVYGDMSGLGEEKIITAETIPSEPTIYGKSKMMAERGLQKLVDDTFQIAIIRPPLIYSEFARDNFPRLVNFAKKMPVFPKLENRQSMVYVDNLCELICLIIENNKGGIYYPQQECYIEVSKIVADIAKAVGNKMWQTRIFNPVLRLLSKVPQLGFIHKAFGSIVYDMELSNHFDGRYRVVSYEESIRRIANAHMVV, encoded by the coding sequence ATGAAGAAAGTAATGCTCATTGGCATCGGTGGATATATCGGTGGTAAGTTTACAGAATATATTAATAAAAACTATCCTGGCTGGCAGATAGATGCGGTAGATAGTATGAACCGAAAGTGGGTGGAGGCTGACTTCCACGGATATGACGCGGTTTATAATGTGAGCGGTTTGGCTCATGCAAATGCACGTCAGGGTAGTGAGGAACAGTATTATGCTGTGAATGGTCAGCTACCTATCGATGTAGCAACCAAGACAAAAAACGAGGGTGTACCTATGTTCGTACAGATGAGTAGTCAGATTGTGTATGGCGATATGAGCGGATTGGGCGAGGAGAAGATAATTACGGCAGAGACTATACCATCTGAACCTACTATCTACGGCAAGAGTAAGATGATGGCAGAAAGAGGATTACAGAAGCTGGTGGATGATACATTTCAGATTGCTATCATACGTCCACCATTAATCTATAGCGAGTTTGCACGTGACAACTTTCCTCGTCTGGTGAATTTTGCAAAGAAGATGCCTGTTTTCCCTAAACTGGAAAACAGGCAGAGTATGGTATATGTGGACAATCTTTGTGAGTTGATATGTCTGATTATTGAGAACAATAAGGGGGGTATTTATTATCCGCAGCAGGAATGCTACATTGAGGTTAGTAAGATTGTAGCTGACATAGCCAAGGCTGTGGGTAACAAGATGTGGCAGACTCGCATCTTCAATCCTGTTCTTCGTTTGTTGAGCAAAGTACCTCAGTTGGGCTTTATCCATAAAGCGTTCGGCAGCATTGTGTACGATATGGAGTTGTCGAACCACTTTGATGGCAGATATCGTGTGGTGAGTTACGAGGAGAGTATTCGCAGAATCGCTAATGCACATATGGTTGTGTAA
- a CDS encoding GNAT family N-acetyltransferase yields MDIHTFISNYQEAFGMQAELPITFWYSDRLEAPTEKINGCLFKCMKLVREGKTVSLNAETMGCGGGKFYTGFTEMPEHVPNFVSLKEKYKRTPEMVTDFIREIQVPKAKKNYLHFARIDRISSFDDVEGILFLATPDILSGLATWAYYDNNAPDTVSSPFGSGCCSVVTQTILENQKQGRRTFLGFFDPSVRPCFEADILSFAVPMSRFKVMYHTMRESCLFDTHAWGKVKERIQKSPQEEVSSNRPAVSFRILPDIQLREVRIEDAAAIYHAIDTHRDYMRIWLPFVDTLKSTTDEEEFLKGVLSAPDDRYEPIFGIWNEHNEICGLIGFHFSDFANHRTEIGYWLLPEYQHRGIMTQCVRCLCRWAIETKEIKRIQIRCATGNAASNGIPLRLGFRLEGTERAGELLASGEYTDVHVYSILKEEIEASF; encoded by the coding sequence ATGGATATACACACTTTCATCAGTAACTATCAGGAAGCATTCGGCATGCAAGCTGAACTCCCCATCACATTCTGGTACTCCGACCGATTGGAAGCTCCAACAGAGAAAATAAACGGTTGCTTGTTCAAATGCATGAAGTTAGTCAGAGAAGGAAAGACAGTCAGCCTTAATGCAGAGACAATGGGCTGCGGTGGCGGAAAGTTCTACACCGGATTTACGGAAATGCCGGAACATGTTCCTAACTTCGTATCCCTAAAAGAAAAATATAAGAGAACTCCCGAAATGGTAACCGACTTCATTCGGGAAATCCAAGTGCCCAAAGCCAAGAAAAATTACCTGCATTTTGCACGCATAGACCGAATATCCTCTTTTGATGATGTGGAAGGCATATTATTCCTCGCTACTCCTGACATTCTATCGGGCTTGGCCACCTGGGCATATTATGACAACAATGCACCGGATACGGTTTCATCTCCATTCGGCTCAGGATGCTGTTCTGTTGTGACCCAAACGATTCTCGAAAATCAAAAGCAAGGAAGACGTACTTTCTTAGGATTCTTCGATCCGTCTGTCCGTCCCTGTTTCGAAGCAGACATATTAAGTTTTGCTGTTCCGATGTCACGATTCAAAGTGATGTACCACACAATGCGCGAAAGTTGCCTGTTCGATACGCATGCGTGGGGAAAGGTTAAAGAAAGGATACAAAAAAGCCCTCAAGAAGAAGTCTCTTCCAATCGTCCTGCCGTTTCATTCAGGATTCTGCCTGATATACAGCTACGTGAAGTGAGGATAGAAGACGCTGCCGCTATTTATCACGCCATCGATACACATCGGGATTATATGCGTATCTGGTTGCCATTTGTCGACACTCTGAAATCTACGACCGACGAAGAGGAGTTCCTAAAAGGCGTACTTTCTGCTCCTGATGACCGCTACGAACCTATATTCGGCATCTGGAACGAGCATAATGAAATCTGCGGATTAATAGGGTTTCATTTCTCCGACTTTGCCAATCATCGTACGGAAATCGGATATTGGCTCCTACCGGAGTATCAACATCGCGGCATCATGACCCAGTGCGTTCGCTGCTTATGTCGATGGGCCATTGAGACAAAAGAAATAAAGCGCATACAAATCCGTTGTGCCACAGGCAATGCGGCAAGCAATGGTATCCCTCTTCGATTGGGCTTTCGGCTCGAAGGGACGGAACGCGCCGGTGAATTGTTAGCGTCGGGAGAGTATACCGATGTACATGTTTACAGTATATTAAAAGAAGAAATAGAAGCATCATTCTAA
- the pssD gene encoding PssD/Cps14F family polysaccharide biosynthesis glycosyltransferase produces the protein MSKLTNTVMFACNQGGHFSQMMAMKELFGKYESVLVTDNVRATKEMLTLKNIGHIEIIEGESSRRKEVKDNESGSRWSFLAVYFQMFFASRKIWKQYRPKVIISTGSNIAVSLFIIGKLHGSKIIFIETRAKVYARSMTGFLVYKMADQIFVQWPEMLKFYPGAKYCGTLV, from the coding sequence ATGTCAAAACTAACTAATACCGTAATGTTCGCTTGTAACCAAGGTGGACATTTCAGCCAGATGATGGCAATGAAAGAATTGTTCGGTAAGTATGAGTCTGTATTGGTGACAGACAATGTGCGAGCAACCAAGGAAATGCTAACTTTGAAGAATATTGGACATATTGAAATTATAGAGGGTGAGTCTTCACGACGTAAGGAAGTGAAGGACAACGAGAGCGGTAGTCGGTGGTCATTTTTGGCTGTGTACTTTCAGATGTTTTTTGCCAGTCGAAAGATATGGAAACAGTATCGTCCCAAGGTGATTATCTCCACCGGCAGTAATATTGCCGTATCTCTGTTTATTATTGGCAAACTCCATGGTAGCAAAATTATTTTTATTGAAACTCGTGCCAAGGTGTATGCACGCTCGATGACTGGATTTTTGGTGTATAAGATGGCCGACCAAATCTTTGTGCAGTGGCCAGAGATGCTTAAATTCTATCCCGGAGCAAAGTATTGTGGGACATTAGTATAA
- a CDS encoding sugar transferase: protein MEKIVKRFFDLMLALILFIPVSLVLICGIIFVKAVSPEASPIFKQERVGYKNKLFALYKLRSMTNERDENGELLPDEVRLKNWGKIVRKTNMDELFQIWNILKGEMSFIGPRPILAKEMLVMTVAEQQERQSMRPGITGWEAVHEGESENRRQMAEFDLYYVRNWNLKLDWLVFYKTFAIVLGCQRPVDSVRAPKMTDDQIVDRKG, encoded by the coding sequence ATGGAAAAAATTGTAAAAAGGTTTTTTGACTTGATGCTGGCATTGATTCTGTTTATTCCGGTATCATTGGTGTTGATATGCGGAATTATCTTTGTGAAGGCGGTGTCGCCTGAGGCATCACCTATCTTCAAGCAAGAACGTGTGGGCTACAAGAACAAGCTGTTTGCTTTATACAAGCTTCGTTCGATGACCAATGAGCGCGATGAGAACGGTGAGTTGCTGCCCGATGAGGTGCGATTGAAGAACTGGGGCAAAATTGTGCGCAAGACAAACATGGATGAACTCTTCCAAATATGGAATATTCTGAAGGGTGAGATGTCGTTTATCGGACCTCGTCCTATCTTGGCTAAAGAGATGCTGGTGATGACCGTGGCTGAGCAGCAGGAGCGTCAGTCGATGCGCCCTGGTATTACCGGTTGGGAGGCTGTACATGAGGGAGAGTCGGAGAACCGCCGACAGATGGCTGAGTTTGATCTTTACTATGTGCGTAACTGGAACTTGAAACTGGATTGGCTGGTGTTCTATAAAACGTTTGCCATTGTACTCGGTTGTCAGCGTCCTGTTGATAGTGTGCGTGCCCCGAAAATGACTGACGATCAAATTGTTGATCGAAAAGGATAA
- a CDS encoding glycosyltransferase: protein MNVLIVTNVYPTKEHPYHGIFVYEQVQAIKRLHPDVNFVVYYINGFGDKWQYMKSILGVAKKINKGNYDLVHIHYGLAGMYHLNPFLKHLPTITTFHGSDIQPKGGNGKLSVFVSRIAAKHSDVAVILNDDMESLVKPYCSKIYMVPCAVNLQTFKPLEKTEVHDKVQIVFPSNHERQVKNYSLFCETLEILKQKYNIDAEERELKNMTRQQIAQLYSNSDLLLMTSKSEGSPQAVKEAMCCNLPCVSTPVGDVKVLLEGVKDSFVSKEHNAEELAQLVAESILHKKNGLLGRDKIIQLQLDEDSVANKIYDLYRSVIGVKNNVKTN, encoded by the coding sequence ATGAACGTTTTGATAGTTACAAATGTCTATCCGACCAAGGAGCATCCTTATCATGGTATTTTTGTTTATGAACAAGTGCAGGCCATTAAACGATTGCATCCAGATGTAAATTTTGTTGTGTATTATATCAATGGTTTCGGTGATAAGTGGCAATACATGAAGTCGATACTTGGTGTTGCAAAGAAAATAAATAAAGGTAATTACGATTTAGTGCATATTCACTATGGATTGGCAGGAATGTATCATCTTAATCCTTTTTTAAAGCATTTGCCAACGATTACCACATTCCATGGAAGCGATATACAGCCCAAAGGTGGTAATGGAAAATTATCGGTTTTTGTGTCGAGAATTGCAGCAAAGCATTCTGATGTAGCCGTTATCCTGAATGATGATATGGAGTCTTTGGTCAAACCTTATTGTTCAAAGATTTATATGGTACCATGTGCTGTAAATTTGCAAACTTTCAAACCATTAGAAAAGACGGAGGTTCATGATAAGGTGCAGATTGTATTTCCAAGTAATCATGAGCGTCAGGTAAAGAATTATTCTCTTTTTTGTGAAACGCTTGAGATTCTGAAGCAGAAGTATAATATTGATGCAGAGGAACGTGAACTGAAGAATATGACTCGTCAGCAAATAGCACAATTGTATTCAAACAGTGATTTGCTGCTAATGACATCGAAGTCTGAAGGTTCCCCTCAAGCTGTAAAAGAAGCTATGTGTTGCAATCTTCCTTGTGTATCAACTCCAGTTGGCGATGTAAAGGTATTGCTTGAAGGGGTAAAGGATAGTTTTGTTTCAAAAGAACACAATGCAGAGGAACTTGCTCAGTTGGTTGCAGAATCGATTTTGCATAAGAAAAATGGTTTGTTGGGAAGAGACAAAATAATCCAACTGCAATTGGATGAGGATTCGGTTGCAAATAAAATTTATGACTTGTATCGTTCAGTAATTGGTGTTAAAAATAATGTCAAAACTAACTAA
- a CDS encoding WbuC family cupin fold metalloprotein translates to MIIDNQLLDQVSGQAKESERLRMNFNLHETLDAKAQRLLNALEVGTALPIHRHRHTAETYILLRGHINVMFYNADGGERERYELYPGNGIYGVHIPKGQWHTLEVLEPSVIFEVKDGPYMPLDKEDILE, encoded by the coding sequence ATGATAATAGACAATCAATTACTGGATCAGGTATCCGGTCAGGCCAAAGAGAGTGAACGGTTGCGTATGAACTTCAATTTGCATGAAACTTTGGACGCCAAAGCACAACGGTTGCTTAATGCGTTGGAAGTAGGGACTGCGCTGCCCATACATCGGCATCGGCATACAGCAGAAACCTATATTCTACTGCGTGGGCACATTAATGTGATGTTCTACAATGCTGATGGGGGAGAGAGGGAGCGCTATGAACTGTATCCCGGAAATGGAATTTATGGGGTTCATATTCCGAAAGGGCAGTGGCATACTTTGGAAGTTCTGGAACCTTCCGTTATATTTGAAGTGAAGGATGGACCGTATATGCCTTTAGATAAGGAAGATATTTTAGAGTAA